One window from the genome of Lysobacter helvus encodes:
- a CDS encoding peptidoglycan DD-metalloendopeptidase family protein, whose translation MRAWPLALAVALAMFAGPLARDAGAANKVYRWVDKNGIVHYGDRPPAEPQAAGRQVRIIPVRAEPGAMARLRVENEGGHYLAFADNLLDGPVEVMLSFDKATNIRGEPELPARATVPAHGSALVSRLQIVGSGASEFVVGLQAIPGDPNAKPRDVEYALPLPRAAMRIDQGFGGTFSHTDPQNRYAIDFGVKQGTTITAARGGVVMQVESDFDKAGLDLEKYGGRANYVRILHDDGTMGLYAHLKPEGVYVRVGQRVKAGQRIGLSGNTGFTTGPHLHFAVQVNRGMQLIAIPFRMDGVSTGAH comes from the coding sequence ATGCGCGCGTGGCCGCTCGCGCTGGCCGTGGCGCTCGCGATGTTCGCGGGCCCGCTGGCGCGCGACGCCGGCGCGGCCAACAAGGTGTATCGCTGGGTCGACAAGAACGGCATCGTGCATTACGGCGATCGCCCGCCCGCGGAACCGCAGGCGGCCGGCCGGCAAGTCCGCATCATTCCCGTGCGCGCCGAACCCGGTGCGATGGCGCGCCTGCGCGTGGAGAACGAAGGCGGCCATTACCTCGCTTTCGCCGACAACCTGCTCGATGGCCCCGTCGAGGTGATGCTGTCCTTCGACAAGGCGACCAACATCCGCGGCGAACCCGAACTGCCCGCGCGCGCCACGGTGCCCGCGCACGGCAGCGCGCTGGTGTCGCGGTTGCAGATCGTCGGCAGCGGCGCGTCGGAATTCGTGGTGGGCCTGCAGGCCATCCCCGGCGATCCGAACGCGAAGCCGCGCGATGTCGAGTACGCCCTGCCGCTGCCGCGCGCGGCGATGCGCATCGACCAGGGCTTCGGCGGCACGTTCAGCCACACCGATCCGCAGAACCGCTACGCCATCGACTTCGGCGTGAAGCAGGGCACCACGATCACCGCCGCGCGCGGCGGCGTGGTGATGCAGGTGGAATCGGACTTCGACAAGGCCGGCCTGGACCTGGAGAAATACGGCGGCCGCGCCAACTACGTCCGCATCCTCCACGACGACGGCACGATGGGCCTGTATGCGCACCTCAAGCCCGAGGGCGTCTACGTGCGCGTGGGCCAGCGCGTGAAGGCGGGCCAGCGCATCGGGCTGTCCGGCAACACCGGCTTCACCACCGGCCCGCACCTGCACTTCGCCGTGCAGGTGAACCGGGGCATGCAGCTGATCGCGATCCCCTTCCGCATGGATGGCGTGTCGACCGGCGCGCACTGA
- a CDS encoding phytase — MPIRHRANSAPRLLALTLAIALLGACATTSTPAPEAPAPKPALVAPPQPVTVPEAYVSAEMPEEELDSLATWPGADGLNWLIATGKSGHNLVIFDAEDGTRLRTFGSEGTGPGQFDRPNGIAVYADYVFVVERDNHRVQVLQLPDFKFVGFFGEKELRSPYGLWVNETEPGELEVYVTDSFMYGKKFDEVPPFAELDQRVRRYRVQFDQAGRLRANYGGAFGDTREAYALRMVESIAGDRANDRLLVADEDQRHESTLREYTFSGKYTGRSLPQDSFGAEAEGVALWTCPDGGGYWIAVDQLAPLTLFHVFDRVTLQPRGTFQGNTTSHTDGVALHAASMPHFPGGALFAVHDDKAVTAFDLRDVATALGLARDCVD; from the coding sequence ATGCCTATCCGACATCGGGCGAATTCCGCCCCCCGCCTCCTTGCGCTCACCCTCGCCATCGCCCTGCTCGGCGCCTGCGCGACCACGTCCACGCCCGCGCCGGAAGCCCCGGCGCCGAAGCCCGCCCTCGTCGCCCCGCCGCAACCGGTAACCGTGCCCGAGGCGTATGTTTCGGCCGAGATGCCCGAAGAAGAACTCGATTCGCTGGCGACCTGGCCCGGCGCCGATGGCCTCAACTGGCTCATCGCCACGGGCAAGTCGGGGCACAACCTCGTGATCTTCGATGCCGAGGACGGCACGCGCCTGCGCACGTTCGGCAGCGAAGGCACCGGGCCCGGCCAGTTCGACCGCCCGAACGGCATCGCGGTGTACGCCGACTACGTGTTCGTGGTCGAACGCGACAACCATCGCGTGCAGGTGCTGCAGCTCCCCGACTTCAAGTTCGTCGGTTTCTTCGGCGAGAAGGAACTGCGCAGCCCGTACGGCCTGTGGGTCAACGAGACCGAGCCGGGCGAGCTGGAGGTCTACGTCACCGACAGCTTCATGTACGGCAAGAAGTTCGACGAAGTGCCGCCGTTCGCGGAACTGGACCAGCGCGTGCGCCGCTATCGCGTGCAGTTCGACCAGGCCGGCCGCCTGCGTGCGAACTACGGTGGCGCGTTCGGCGACACGCGCGAGGCCTACGCGCTGCGCATGGTGGAATCCATCGCCGGCGATCGCGCGAACGACCGCCTGCTCGTCGCCGATGAAGACCAGCGCCACGAATCGACGCTGCGCGAATACACCTTCTCCGGCAAGTACACCGGCCGCAGCCTGCCGCAGGACAGCTTCGGCGCCGAAGCCGAAGGCGTTGCGCTGTGGACGTGCCCGGATGGCGGCGGGTACTGGATCGCGGTGGACCAGCTCGCGCCGCTCACGCTGTTCCATGTCTTCGATCGCGTGACGCTGCAACCGCGCGGCACGTTCCAGGGCAACACGACGTCGCACACCGACGGCGTTGCCTTGCATGCCGCGTCGATGCCGCACTTCCCCGGCGGCGCGCTGTTCGCGGTGCACGACGACAAGGCCGTCACCGCGTTCGACCTGCGCGACGTCGCCACGGCGCTGGGCCTGGCGCGGGATTGCGTGGACTGA
- the metX gene encoding homoserine O-succinyltransferase MetX: MTAAIALSPSSPVAPAFAVPRAPLPDARRGAFDAVLDLRHAGLRCVRLQWEVRGDRARPAVAVLGGISADAHVASSAHLPAPGWWESQRETFADHCCVSFDWIGADGTLDAPIDTADQARALALVLDHLGIARLDALVGCSYGAMVGLAFATAFPERVGRLVAIAGAHRPHPFASAWRALQRNVVALGQLQCDETHGLSLARQLALLSYRTPEEFDERFDAPATLQAGAARCASEDWLAHHGAEYAHRTPTTAFLRLSESIDLHRLDPADVRVPTTLVAFAEDRLVPIDDVRALAAGIAAPVRLHALHSRYGHDAFLKEPDAIAACLRLAFDAPREVCA, translated from the coding sequence ATGACTGCCGCGATCGCGTTGTCCCCCTCGTCCCCCGTCGCGCCCGCCTTCGCGGTTCCGCGCGCCCCGTTGCCGGATGCCCGCCGCGGCGCCTTCGATGCCGTCCTCGACCTGCGCCACGCCGGCCTGCGCTGCGTGCGCCTGCAGTGGGAAGTGCGCGGCGACCGCGCGCGACCGGCCGTGGCGGTGCTCGGTGGGATTTCCGCCGATGCGCACGTCGCCTCCAGCGCGCACCTGCCGGCGCCGGGCTGGTGGGAATCGCAGCGCGAAACGTTCGCCGACCACTGTTGCGTGTCCTTCGACTGGATCGGCGCCGACGGCACCCTCGATGCGCCCATCGACACCGCCGACCAGGCGCGCGCGCTGGCGCTGGTGCTCGATCACCTCGGGATCGCGCGACTCGACGCGTTGGTGGGCTGTTCGTACGGGGCGATGGTGGGGCTCGCGTTCGCGACGGCGTTCCCCGAGCGCGTGGGACGCCTCGTCGCGATCGCCGGCGCACACCGGCCGCATCCCTTCGCGAGCGCATGGCGCGCCTTGCAGCGCAACGTGGTCGCGCTCGGCCAGCTGCAGTGCGACGAAACCCACGGCCTCTCGCTCGCGCGCCAGCTCGCACTGCTGAGCTATCGCACGCCGGAGGAATTCGACGAACGTTTCGATGCGCCCGCCACGTTGCAGGCCGGCGCCGCACGGTGTGCGTCGGAAGACTGGCTCGCGCACCACGGCGCCGAGTACGCGCACCGCACGCCGACGACTGCGTTCCTGCGCCTGTCCGAATCCATCGACCTGCATCGCCTCGATCCCGCCGACGTGCGCGTGCCCACCACGCTCGTCGCCTTCGCCGAAGACCGCCTCGTGCCGATCGACGACGTGCGCGCGCTCGCCGCCGGCATCGCCGCGCCGGTGCGCCTGCACGCGCTGCATTCGCGCTACGGGCACGACGCGTTCCTGAAGGAACCCGATGCGATCGCCGCGTGCCTGCGCCTGGCGTTCGACGCCCCGCGCGAGGTGTGCGCATGA
- the metB gene encoding cystathionine gamma-synthase, giving the protein MSAFHPATAAVRAGIDRDEAFGAVTPPLVLSSNFSFEGFDCKRRYDYTRSGNPTRDLLADALAELEGGAGGVVTSTGMSAIALVLNAFLQPGDVLVATHDAYGGSWRLFDALARKGHFELVLADLADPRALAAALARAPALVWVETPSNPLLRITDVRFVCEAAHAAGARVVVDNTFLSPALQRPIALGADVVVHSTTKYINGHSDVVGGAVVARSPEDHAQLTWWANALGVTGAPFDSFLTLRGLRTLDARLRVHQENTQVIAALLDEHPAVCAVHWPGLARHPGHALAKRQQSGFGAMLSFELDGGVPAVRAFLDGLRCITLAESLGGVESLVAHPATMTHAAMSAEARAVAGIGEGLLRLSVGIEHAEDLLADLSDALERAHAVARAARRETAT; this is encoded by the coding sequence ATGAGCGCCTTCCATCCTGCGACTGCCGCGGTGCGCGCGGGCATCGATCGCGACGAGGCCTTCGGTGCAGTGACGCCACCGCTGGTGCTGTCGTCCAACTTCAGCTTCGAAGGATTCGACTGCAAGCGCCGCTACGACTACACGCGCAGCGGCAATCCCACGCGGGACCTGCTCGCCGACGCGCTTGCCGAACTCGAAGGCGGCGCCGGCGGCGTGGTCACCTCGACGGGCATGTCGGCGATCGCGCTGGTGCTCAACGCCTTCCTGCAGCCGGGCGACGTGCTGGTGGCCACGCACGATGCGTACGGCGGCAGCTGGCGCCTGTTCGATGCGCTGGCGCGCAAGGGACATTTCGAACTCGTGCTCGCCGATCTCGCCGACCCGCGTGCGCTGGCCGCCGCGCTCGCGCGCGCGCCGGCGCTGGTGTGGGTGGAGACGCCGTCCAATCCGCTGCTGCGCATCACCGACGTGCGCTTCGTGTGCGAAGCCGCCCACGCGGCCGGCGCGCGCGTGGTCGTCGACAACACCTTCCTTTCGCCCGCGTTGCAGCGCCCGATCGCGCTCGGCGCGGACGTCGTCGTGCATTCCACGACGAAGTACATCAACGGTCACAGCGATGTCGTCGGTGGCGCGGTCGTCGCGCGCAGCCCGGAAGACCACGCGCAGCTCACGTGGTGGGCCAACGCGCTCGGCGTGACCGGCGCGCCGTTCGACAGCTTCCTCACGCTGCGCGGCCTGCGCACGCTGGATGCGCGCCTGCGCGTGCACCAGGAGAACACGCAGGTGATCGCGGCGCTGCTCGACGAACATCCCGCGGTGTGCGCCGTGCATTGGCCGGGCCTCGCGCGGCATCCGGGGCACGCACTCGCCAAACGCCAGCAATCCGGTTTCGGCGCGATGCTGTCGTTCGAACTCGACGGCGGCGTGCCGGCGGTGCGCGCGTTCCTCGACGGACTGCGCTGCATCACGCTCGCCGAATCGCTCGGGGGCGTGGAAAGCCTGGTGGCGCATCCGGCGACGATGACGCACGCGGCGATGTCGGCCGAGGCGCGCGCAGTCGCGGGGATCGGTGAAGGCTTGCTGCGCTTGTCGGTCGGCATCGAACACGCGGAGGACTTGCTCGCCGATCTGTCCGATGCGCTGGAACGCGCGCATGCCGTCGCCCGAGCCGCCCGCCGCGAGACCGCGACGTGA
- a CDS encoding homoserine dehydrogenase, translated as MSLRIALLGTGQVGRALLARLDARTDLALVHVANTRWTQGAFEDATVVIDATASDAVAARHADWLGRGLHVVTANKLGQGADLARWQAIEAACSASGARYGDSATVGAGLPLLRSLRALRDGGDAIHGVAGVLSGSLAWLLGAYDGEQPFSALVRRAQAAGFMEPDPRVDLSGEDVRRKLLILVRAAGIALEANEVALEGVTTPRLLAATTPGDIEHALPSLDAGMRDRFHAAQARNTRLHLVARWDASGARVGLEALSNDDPLAGGQGTDNRVALHSARYALRPLVIQGPGAGADITAAALLDDVLTIRNTTALQRSASIRAGASEKKLSIDCGRLIA; from the coding sequence GTGAGCCTGCGCATCGCCTTGCTCGGCACCGGGCAGGTGGGCCGCGCGCTGCTGGCGCGGCTGGACGCGCGCACGGATCTCGCGCTCGTGCACGTCGCCAACACGCGCTGGACGCAGGGCGCATTCGAAGACGCGACGGTCGTGATCGATGCGACCGCGAGCGACGCGGTCGCCGCACGCCATGCGGACTGGCTCGGCCGCGGATTGCACGTCGTCACCGCGAACAAGCTCGGGCAGGGCGCAGACCTCGCGCGCTGGCAAGCGATCGAAGCGGCATGCAGCGCCAGCGGTGCGCGTTACGGCGACAGCGCGACCGTCGGCGCAGGGCTGCCGCTGTTGCGTTCCTTGCGCGCGCTGCGCGACGGCGGCGATGCGATCCATGGCGTCGCTGGCGTCCTGTCGGGTTCGCTCGCGTGGTTGCTCGGCGCCTACGACGGGGAACAACCGTTCTCCGCGCTGGTGCGTCGTGCGCAGGCGGCGGGCTTCATGGAACCGGATCCGCGCGTGGACCTGTCGGGCGAAGACGTGCGCCGCAAGCTGCTGATCCTCGTGCGTGCGGCGGGCATCGCGCTCGAGGCGAACGAGGTCGCGCTGGAAGGCGTCACCACGCCGCGCCTGCTCGCGGCCACGACGCCCGGCGACATCGAACACGCCTTGCCGTCCCTCGATGCCGGGATGCGCGATCGCTTCCACGCCGCGCAGGCGCGCAACACGCGCCTGCACCTCGTCGCGCGCTGGGATGCCAGCGGCGCGCGCGTCGGACTCGAAGCGCTGTCGAACGACGACCCGCTCGCCGGCGGCCAGGGCACCGACAACCGCGTCGCGCTGCACTCGGCGCGCTACGCGTTGCGTCCGCTCGTGATCCAGGGGCCGGGCGCCGGCGCGGACATCACCGCGGCCGCGCTGCTCGACGATGTATTGACGATCCGCAACACCACCGCGCTTCAGCGCAGCGCGTCGATCCGCGCGGGCGCCTCGGAGAAGAAACTCTCGATCGACTGCGGGCGCCTGATCGCGTAA
- a CDS encoding putative bifunctional diguanylate cyclase/phosphodiesterase, whose amino-acid sequence MGHALGTLKRFLLLTGLYYAGAVLASFYLRTPDDITLFWPSAGVGFAVVVRYGLRWAVIVPAALLLLHLTVDPVPDAFVPYSVAANTLSTLAAGWYVLRHRRNDGLHLRTSDGLMLLRGGILLGVAGATIGTIGLVYSGMVPPIESGRAWLLWTLGDLLGITTMAPALSVVLGEGGLRESLWKDRVDKREQTVWTFALVASMAAIVSAGQSGNLYALGLVSLPLALLLWAAVRFSPLTTMVGTILVVTFISLLTGLGLGGFTRPLTLLDASVLMLLLVLISVIPVMLAVATYEQRHTAAALYQRATRDQLTGLLNRATFEERARERLAGAEPDLSLLYLDLDHFKLVNDSASHVAGDDMIRSVAGVVSGEFGDSALVARTGGDEFAVLVPITESAAIACGRRVLAAIDGLRIDWQDQMLTAAASIGIAHSATPHVDFDGLLSHADAACFAAKEYGGNRLVAASREGDELAVRTASMRSALQVREALDQRRFTLFAQPIVPLDPAAASHLRNFEVLLRWTDATGAPRAPAELIAAAERYRLGPRLDRYVVDAVLEWLEARPDQAAMIHHCGINLGGGTLVDEEFSDYFAARLRRSSVPAEKLCLEITETSVVRDRARAQRFIARMRDLGCRFALDDFGTGFCSFGYLQHLDVDYLKIDGSFVRDLGQSELANAVVRSITQIAHVLDKRTVAEQAETVEQLDVLRGMGVDYAQGYAIRRPQSIESFFSEAPARIDALR is encoded by the coding sequence ATGGGGCATGCCTTGGGGACGCTGAAACGCTTCCTGCTGCTGACCGGCCTGTATTACGCCGGGGCGGTGCTCGCGTCTTTTTACCTGCGCACCCCCGACGACATCACCCTGTTCTGGCCGAGCGCCGGCGTGGGCTTCGCGGTGGTCGTGCGCTACGGCTTGCGCTGGGCGGTGATCGTGCCCGCCGCGCTCCTCCTGCTGCACCTCACGGTCGACCCGGTCCCCGACGCGTTCGTGCCCTACTCCGTCGCGGCCAACACCCTGTCCACGCTCGCGGCCGGCTGGTACGTGCTGCGCCACCGCCGCAACGACGGCCTGCACCTGCGCACGTCCGACGGGCTGATGCTGTTGCGCGGCGGCATCCTGCTCGGCGTGGCCGGCGCGACGATCGGGACCATCGGCCTGGTCTATTCGGGGATGGTCCCGCCGATCGAATCGGGTCGCGCCTGGTTGCTGTGGACGCTGGGCGACCTGCTCGGGATCACGACGATGGCGCCCGCGTTGTCGGTGGTGCTCGGCGAAGGCGGCCTGCGCGAAAGCCTGTGGAAGGACCGCGTCGACAAGCGCGAGCAAACGGTATGGACGTTCGCGCTGGTCGCCTCGATGGCCGCCATCGTCAGCGCGGGCCAGAGCGGCAACCTCTACGCGCTCGGCCTGGTGAGCCTGCCGCTGGCGCTGCTGCTGTGGGCGGCCGTGCGCTTCTCGCCGCTCACCACGATGGTGGGCACGATCCTCGTCGTCACGTTCATCAGCCTGCTGACGGGCCTGGGGCTGGGCGGCTTCACGCGTCCGCTCACGCTGCTCGATGCGTCGGTGCTGATGTTGCTGCTGGTGCTGATCTCGGTGATCCCGGTGATGCTGGCGGTGGCGACGTACGAACAACGCCACACCGCGGCGGCGCTGTACCAGCGCGCCACGCGCGACCAGCTCACGGGCCTGCTCAACCGCGCCACGTTCGAGGAACGCGCGCGCGAACGCCTCGCCGGCGCCGAACCCGACCTCAGCCTGCTGTACCTGGACCTCGACCATTTCAAGCTGGTCAACGATTCGGCCAGCCACGTCGCGGGCGACGACATGATCCGCTCGGTGGCCGGCGTGGTGTCGGGCGAATTCGGCGACAGCGCGCTCGTGGCGCGCACCGGCGGCGATGAATTCGCGGTGCTCGTGCCCATCACCGAATCCGCGGCGATCGCCTGCGGCCGGCGCGTGCTGGCCGCGATCGACGGCCTGCGCATCGACTGGCAGGACCAGATGCTCACCGCCGCGGCCAGCATCGGCATCGCGCACAGCGCCACGCCGCACGTGGACTTCGATGGGTTGCTGTCGCACGCGGATGCGGCGTGCTTCGCGGCGAAGGAATACGGCGGCAACCGTTTGGTCGCGGCCTCGCGCGAAGGCGACGAGCTCGCGGTGCGCACCGCGTCGATGCGGTCCGCGCTGCAGGTGCGCGAGGCGCTGGACCAGCGGCGTTTCACCTTGTTCGCGCAGCCGATCGTGCCGCTGGATCCCGCGGCGGCCTCGCACCTGCGCAACTTCGAAGTGCTGCTGCGCTGGACCGACGCCACCGGCGCCCCGCGCGCGCCCGCCGAACTGATCGCCGCGGCCGAACGCTATCGCCTCGGGCCGCGCCTGGATCGTTACGTGGTGGATGCGGTGCTCGAATGGCTGGAAGCGCGTCCCGACCAGGCCGCGATGATCCACCACTGCGGCATCAACCTCGGCGGCGGCACGCTGGTGGACGAGGAGTTCAGCGATTACTTCGCCGCGCGGCTGCGGCGCAGTTCGGTGCCGGCGGAAAAGCTGTGCCTGGAAATCACCGAGACCAGCGTCGTGCGCGATCGTGCGCGCGCGCAGCGGTTCATCGCCCGCATGCGCGACCTCGGCTGCCGGTTCGCGCTGGACGACTTCGGCACGGGCTTCTGTTCGTTCGGTTACCTGCAGCATCTCGATGTCGATTACCTGAAGATCGACGGCAGCTTCGTGCGCGACCTCGGGCAGTCCGAGCTCGCGAACGCGGTGGTGCGGTCGATCACGCAGATCGCGCACGTGCTCGACAAGCGCACGGTCGCCGAGCAGGCCGAAACGGTCGAGCAGCTGGACGTGCTGCGCGGGATGGGCGTGGATTACGCGCAGGGTTACGCGATCAGGCGCCCGCAGTCGATCGAGAGTTTCTTCTCCGAGGCGCCCGCGCGGATCGACGCGCTGCGCTGA
- a CDS encoding L-serine ammonia-lyase has translation MAVSTFDLFKIGVGPSSSHTVGPMRAACRFAQKWLEESGRLGQVARVRAEVFGSLALTGRGHGTDKAVLMGLEGHLPNLIDPDVIPASLERIRGTGRINILGKHEIPFDEKRDMIMNKRQKLPFHTNGMRFTAFDAAGAEIATRDYYSVGGGFVVNQDEAAEDRIVADTTELAYPFHSGADLLAQAERTGLTFAQLMFANEHAWRDDEGIREGLRELWLAMQSCVQRGIRESGTLPGGLHVQRRAPALFNELNVRPEAAMRDPLTVLDWVNLYALAVNEENAAGGRVVTAPTNGAAGIIPSVLHYYDRFCPGANEQGIFDFLLTAAAVGILYKENASISGAEVGCQGEVGVACSMAAAGLTAALGGTPGQIENAAEIGMEHNLGLTCDPIGGLVQIPCIERNAMGAVKAINASRMALRGDGKHKVSLDKVIKTMRDTGRDMQDKYKETSRGGLAVNVIEC, from the coding sequence ATGGCCGTCAGCACCTTCGACCTGTTCAAGATCGGCGTCGGGCCGAGCTCCTCGCACACCGTGGGGCCGATGCGCGCCGCGTGCCGGTTCGCGCAGAAGTGGCTCGAGGAGAGCGGGCGGCTTGGCCAGGTGGCGCGCGTGCGTGCGGAAGTCTTCGGTTCGCTCGCGCTCACCGGGCGCGGCCACGGTACCGACAAGGCCGTGCTGATGGGGCTGGAAGGCCACCTGCCGAACCTGATCGACCCGGACGTGATCCCCGCTTCGCTCGAACGCATCCGCGGGACGGGGCGCATCAACATCCTGGGCAAGCACGAGATCCCCTTCGACGAGAAGCGGGACATGATCATGAACAAGCGCCAGAAGCTGCCGTTCCACACGAACGGCATGCGCTTCACGGCGTTCGACGCGGCGGGCGCGGAAATCGCGACGCGCGATTACTACTCCGTCGGCGGCGGCTTCGTGGTCAACCAGGACGAAGCGGCGGAAGACCGCATCGTGGCCGACACCACCGAACTCGCCTATCCCTTCCACAGCGGTGCCGACCTGCTGGCCCAGGCCGAACGCACCGGGCTGACGTTCGCGCAACTGATGTTCGCCAACGAACATGCCTGGCGCGACGACGAGGGCATCCGCGAAGGCCTGCGCGAACTGTGGCTGGCCATGCAGTCGTGCGTGCAGCGCGGCATCCGCGAAAGCGGCACGCTGCCCGGCGGCCTGCACGTGCAGCGCCGCGCGCCGGCCCTGTTCAACGAATTGAACGTGCGCCCCGAAGCCGCGATGCGCGACCCGCTCACCGTGCTCGACTGGGTGAACCTGTATGCGCTCGCCGTGAACGAAGAGAACGCCGCCGGCGGCCGCGTGGTGACGGCGCCCACCAACGGCGCGGCGGGCATCATCCCGTCGGTGCTGCATTATTACGATCGCTTCTGCCCGGGCGCGAACGAACAGGGCATCTTCGATTTCCTGCTGACCGCCGCGGCGGTGGGCATCCTCTACAAGGAAAACGCGTCGATCAGCGGCGCGGAAGTCGGCTGCCAGGGCGAAGTGGGCGTGGCGTGCTCGATGGCGGCCGCCGGCCTGACTGCGGCCCTGGGCGGCACGCCCGGACAGATCGAGAACGCGGCCGAGATCGGCATGGAACACAACCTCGGCCTGACCTGCGATCCCATCGGCGGCCTGGTCCAGATCCCCTGCATCGAACGCAACGCGATGGGCGCGGTGAAGGCGATCAACGCCTCGCGCATGGCCCTGCGCGGCGACGGCAAGCACAAGGTGTCGCTGGACAAGGTCATCAAGACCATGCGCGACACGGGCCGCGACATGCAGGACAAGTACAAGGAAACCTCGCGCGGCGGCCTCGCGGTCAACGTCATCGAGTGCTGA
- a CDS encoding glutaredoxin family protein, whose amino-acid sequence MRLRLYQRDDCPLCDAALAVLAEARTPDFEPVWIDDDAALEARFGERVPVLRDEDRDIELDWPFDADAIRAFLR is encoded by the coding sequence GTGCGCCTGCGGCTCTACCAGCGCGACGACTGCCCCTTGTGCGACGCCGCGCTGGCCGTGCTGGCCGAAGCGCGGACGCCGGACTTCGAACCAGTCTGGATCGACGACGACGCGGCCCTGGAGGCGCGCTTCGGCGAACGCGTGCCGGTGCTGCGGGACGAGGATCGCGACATCGAGCTCGACTGGCCGTTCGACGCCGACGCGATCCGCGCCTTTCTGCGCTGA
- a CDS encoding YceI family protein, whose translation MSADRLRRFALACALLSCTAFAHAADYVQAAGSTLQFTARYQGDPVPGRFPGFTTTLRFDPQHLADARLDVTIPLASATTGNEDYDPELTGTFFESQRFPQARYTATKFRALGGNRYAADGTLSLHGASKPVTLVFTWTAGAKPVLSGTATVKRLDFGVGGGDWKQTDLVPNEVAITTKVVFTPKR comes from the coding sequence ATGTCCGCTGACCGCCTTCGCCGCTTCGCGCTCGCCTGCGCGCTGCTGTCCTGCACCGCGTTCGCGCACGCGGCCGATTACGTGCAGGCCGCCGGTTCGACGCTGCAGTTCACCGCGCGCTACCAGGGCGACCCCGTCCCCGGCCGGTTCCCCGGCTTCACGACGACGCTGCGCTTCGATCCGCAACACCTCGCCGATGCGCGCCTCGACGTGACGATCCCGCTCGCCAGCGCGACGACGGGCAACGAGGACTACGACCCGGAACTCACGGGCACGTTCTTCGAAAGCCAGCGCTTCCCGCAGGCGCGTTACACGGCGACGAAGTTCCGCGCGCTCGGCGGCAACCGCTACGCGGCCGACGGCACGCTGTCGCTGCATGGCGCGAGCAAGCCGGTCACGCTCGTGTTCACGTGGACAGCCGGTGCGAAGCCGGTGCTGTCCGGCACGGCGACGGTGAAGCGCCTGGATTTCGGCGTCGGCGGCGGCGACTGGAAACAGACCGACCTCGTGCCGAACGAAGTCGCGATCACCACGAAAGTGGTCTTCACGCCGAAGCGCTGA
- a CDS encoding cytochrome b has protein sequence MTASTSRRFANIDRWGPVSQLLHWTIVVLILVMAYLGLTMTDMHNGPDKIRIYNLHKSIGLTILALVTLRVLWRAWAGAPRPLQGPLWQRRAASTTHVGLYALLFAVPISGWIMNSAAGFPLRWFGLVRVPALTARDHAMHELFETTHEVLFWTLIVVALGHAAIAIWHHLFARDATLARMLPNGWLRVPDPTHEEPRDVR, from the coding sequence ATGACTGCATCGACCTCGCGCCGCTTCGCCAACATCGACCGCTGGGGTCCGGTGAGCCAGTTGCTGCACTGGACCATCGTCGTGCTGATCCTGGTCATGGCCTACCTCGGCCTGACCATGACGGACATGCACAACGGGCCGGACAAGATCCGCATCTACAACCTGCACAAGTCGATCGGCCTGACGATCCTGGCGCTGGTGACGCTGCGCGTGCTGTGGCGTGCGTGGGCGGGTGCGCCGCGACCGCTGCAAGGGCCCTTGTGGCAACGCCGCGCCGCGTCGACCACGCATGTGGGCCTGTACGCGTTGCTGTTCGCGGTGCCGATCAGCGGCTGGATCATGAATTCGGCGGCGGGCTTCCCGCTGCGCTGGTTCGGCCTCGTGCGCGTGCCCGCGCTGACCGCGCGCGACCACGCCATGCACGAACTGTTCGAGACCACGCATGAGGTGTTGTTCTGGACGTTGATCGTCGTGGCGCTGGGCCACGCCGCGATCGCGATCTGGCACCACCTGTTCGCGCGCGACGCCACGCTCGCCCGCATGCTGCCCAATGGCTGGCTGCGCGTGCCCGACCCGACCCACGAGGAACCCCGCGATGTCCGCTGA